The following proteins are encoded in a genomic region of Haloarcula marina:
- a CDS encoding MFS transporter produces MGTDRASDGVDLLDAFRQFFALERDVLVLSLSMLAFSLAFQMTSRYIPEYMRILGASAGVIGLYGSVGNLISAVYPYPGGAVSDRLGSRFALTAFAVLATLGFGVWYLAAVVGSVAVGGLTVPAWAFVFVGLFLAQAWKSFGLGATFAIVKQSVPPDRLAMGFASTEVFRRLGFLVGPLVAAGLLAVAPAFVDGFQLVLLVAVACGVAATVAQHVLYDASEDSLGKSFEGVGQVIDDLRAMPETLRPLLVADTLVRFANGMVYVFFVIVVTDFLAVGFTGFGFDLRPDAFFGVLLGVEMVVAIISMVPVSKLAENAGLKPAVALGFSVYALFPLVLIYAPADQWMLVALFAYSGLRFAGLPAHKALIVGPAERDAGGRVTGSYYLVRNTLVIPSAALGGWLYGSSWAVDVAGRTLRAGPELAFGVASVVGVVGVAYFLLFGEEFEAYE; encoded by the coding sequence ATGGGCACAGACCGCGCCAGCGACGGGGTGGACCTCCTCGACGCGTTCCGGCAGTTCTTCGCGCTCGAACGGGACGTGCTGGTGCTCTCGCTGTCGATGCTGGCGTTCTCGCTGGCCTTCCAGATGACGAGTCGCTACATCCCCGAGTACATGCGCATCCTCGGGGCCAGTGCGGGCGTCATCGGCCTGTACGGGAGCGTCGGCAACCTCATCAGCGCCGTCTACCCGTATCCCGGCGGGGCCGTCTCGGACCGCCTCGGTTCCCGATTCGCGCTGACGGCCTTCGCCGTGTTGGCGACGCTCGGGTTCGGTGTCTGGTACCTCGCCGCCGTCGTCGGGTCCGTCGCCGTCGGCGGCCTGACCGTCCCGGCGTGGGCGTTCGTCTTCGTCGGTCTCTTCCTCGCGCAGGCGTGGAAATCGTTCGGCCTCGGCGCGACGTTCGCCATCGTCAAACAGAGCGTGCCACCGGACCGACTGGCGATGGGGTTCGCGAGTACCGAGGTGTTCCGCCGACTGGGGTTCCTCGTCGGACCGCTCGTCGCCGCCGGACTGCTCGCCGTCGCCCCCGCGTTCGTCGACGGGTTCCAACTCGTCTTGCTCGTGGCGGTGGCCTGCGGGGTGGCCGCGACGGTGGCCCAGCACGTCCTCTACGACGCCAGCGAGGACTCGTTAGGGAAGTCCTTCGAGGGCGTCGGGCAGGTTATCGACGACCTGCGGGCGATGCCCGAGACGCTTCGGCCCTTGCTCGTCGCCGATACGCTGGTCCGGTTCGCCAACGGCATGGTGTACGTCTTCTTCGTCATCGTCGTCACGGACTTCCTCGCCGTCGGGTTCACGGGGTTCGGGTTCGACCTGCGACCCGACGCCTTCTTCGGAGTCTTGCTGGGCGTGGAGATGGTCGTCGCCATCATCTCGATGGTCCCCGTCTCGAAACTCGCGGAGAACGCCGGGCTGAAACCCGCTGTCGCGCTCGGGTTCTCGGTGTACGCGTTGTTCCCTCTCGTCCTCATCTACGCGCCCGCCGACCAGTGGATGCTGGTCGCCCTCTTCGCGTACTCCGGCCTCCGATTCGCGGGCCTGCCCGCGCACAAGGCGCTCATCGTCGGCCCGGCCGAACGCGACGCGGGCGGCCGCGTCACCGGGAGTTACTACCTCGTCCGGAACACGCTCGTCATCCCGAGCGCCGCGCTCGGCGGGTGGCTCTACGGGAGTTCGTGGGCCGTCGACGTGGCCGGACGGACCCTCCGTGCCGGACCGGAACTGGCCTTCGGCGTCGCGTCTGTCGTCGGCGTCGTCGGCGTCGCGTACTTCCTCCTGTTCGGCGAGGAGTTCGAGGCCTACGAGTGA
- the truD gene encoding tRNA pseudouridine(13) synthase TruD gives MREAHPIERTVGMEYYVSDADGVGGRLRASPADFRVTELEAFDTAPVDADTGGYPHLVLRVELSNWDTNDFASALSDRLGISRERVSWAGTKDKRAVTRQLFSVKGVGPADVPELDGADIEVVGRAGRPVLFGDLAGNAFDIVVRDADHPENAASVVADLRAFAGGEETDTLPNGETAVAVPNYFGQQRFGSRRPVTHEVGLAIVREDWEGAVLAYVGNPHEREPEDTQAAREYVDETHDWAGALDRLPRALGYERSMCHTLVENGAEDPEDFREAVETLPTNLQTLFVNAAQSYVFNRILSERLERGLPFDRPVAGDVVCFRDSDAPADLPLPDTDRTQRVTEKRLRTVERHCERGRAFVTAPLVGTETDLGEGEPGEIAREVLADVGLEPADFDLPGAFDSEGTRRAVAVRTSLAVDRDGDDLSFSFALPKGSYATVLLREFRKGDPDE, from the coding sequence ATGCGCGAAGCCCACCCGATAGAGCGAACGGTCGGCATGGAGTACTACGTCAGCGACGCCGACGGCGTGGGCGGCCGTCTCCGCGCATCGCCCGCGGATTTCCGGGTGACCGAACTGGAGGCGTTCGACACCGCGCCCGTCGACGCCGACACCGGCGGCTACCCCCATCTCGTCCTCCGGGTCGAACTGTCGAACTGGGACACGAACGACTTCGCCAGCGCGCTCTCCGATAGACTCGGTATCTCGCGGGAGCGCGTCTCGTGGGCCGGAACGAAGGACAAGCGCGCCGTCACCCGACAACTGTTCTCGGTGAAGGGCGTCGGCCCCGCCGACGTGCCCGAACTCGACGGCGCGGACATCGAGGTGGTGGGACGCGCGGGCCGCCCCGTCCTGTTCGGTGACCTCGCGGGAAACGCCTTCGACATCGTCGTTCGTGACGCCGACCATCCCGAGAACGCGGCGTCTGTCGTCGCGGACCTGCGGGCGTTCGCGGGCGGCGAGGAGACAGACACGCTCCCGAACGGCGAGACGGCCGTCGCCGTCCCGAACTACTTCGGCCAGCAGCGCTTCGGGTCGCGCCGCCCGGTCACCCACGAGGTGGGCCTCGCAATCGTCCGCGAAGATTGGGAGGGGGCGGTGTTGGCCTACGTGGGCAACCCCCACGAACGCGAACCCGAGGACACCCAAGCCGCGCGCGAATACGTCGACGAGACGCACGATTGGGCGGGTGCCTTGGACCGGCTGCCCCGTGCGCTGGGCTACGAGCGGTCGATGTGTCACACCCTCGTCGAGAACGGGGCCGAGGACCCCGAAGACTTCCGCGAGGCCGTCGAGACGCTGCCGACGAACCTCCAGACGCTGTTCGTCAACGCCGCCCAGTCGTACGTGTTCAACCGCATCCTCTCGGAGCGGTTGGAACGGGGGTTGCCGTTCGACCGGCCGGTGGCGGGGGACGTAGTGTGTTTCAGAGACAGCGACGCGCCCGCCGACCTGCCGCTCCCCGACACGGACCGCACCCAGCGCGTGACCGAAAAGCGCCTGCGGACCGTCGAGCGCCACTGCGAACGCGGCCGGGCGTTCGTCACCGCGCCGCTGGTCGGCACCGAGACGGACCTCGGCGAGGGCGAACCGGGCGAGATAGCGCGTGAGGTACTCGCCGACGTGGGCCTCGAACCGGCGGACTTCGACCTCCCCGGGGCGTTCGACAGCGAGGGGACCCGCCGGGCCGTCGCTGTGCGGACGAGCCTCGCCGTCGACCGGGACGGCGACGACCTCTCGTTCTCCTTTGCCTTGCCGAAGGGGAGTTACGCGACGGTCCTCCTGCGCGAGTTCCGGAAGGGCGACCCCGACGAGTAG